A single genomic interval of Drosophila virilis strain 15010-1051.87 chromosome 2, Dvir_AGI_RSII-ME, whole genome shotgun sequence harbors:
- the LOC6629519 gene encoding uncharacterized protein, whose protein sequence is MQAHHAMPDFRCRNNCQHKECQRHAPLGIIDQHTQCKCLGEVNASSIFLENVLDLANTLAQIMIICGLHECKAKSTVDIITYAFLHYDQVCYCIDTVPKKRLRKEDLFHELGKKSLMNKVEAHLAYNIIKRGFKAFYYEPKQELTYDEQGRPSYNDECVWVHASRKTAESYARFDGLSCNEQMAFEAKIKIAYKKYYDRMQTRKRQPEGDDCNCCFCAKKRGHLVYAKEPVPCSTKRKPKHICPYCCKKKQKQQYTHPARQPAKCPKCHKSRKFCCCTKMDFNLQWVKSIWERPDFNQYYKNEIAEIEQRLIKGSCWLPPEPIATEGVDDEEGEEESEISPEALLALGGKSVGHPPKEDDEEEAPAHAASNEGAAEPAPEKEGEE, encoded by the coding sequence ATGCAGGCCCATCATGCCATGCCCGATTTCCGGTGCCGGAATAACTGCCAACATAAGGAGTGCCAGCGCCATGCGCCGCTCGGTATCATTGATCAGCATACGCAGTGCAAGTGCCTGGGCGAAGTGAATGCATCATCGATATTCCTGGAGAACGTACTGGACTTGGCCAATACATTGGCACAAATAATGATCATATGCGGATTGCACGAGTGTAAGGCTAAGTCCACGGTCGACATCATAACGTATGCCTTTCTGCATTACGATCAGGTATGCTACTGCATCGATACGGTTCCCAAGAAGCGGCTGCGCAAAGAGGATCTCTTCCACGAGCTGGGCAAAAAGTCACTGATGAACAAGGTCGAAGCGCATCTGGCATACAACATCATCAAGCGCGGCTTCAAAGCCTTCTACTACGAGCCCAAGCAGGAGCTGACCTACGACGAGCAGGGCAGACCTAGCTATAATGACGAGTGCGTTTGGGTGCATGCGTCGCGCAAGACCGCCGAGAGCTATGCACGTTTCGACGGCCTCTCTTGCAACGAGCAGATGGCTTTTGAGGCCAAAATCAAGATTGCCTACAAAAAGTATTACGATCGCATGCAGACCCGCAAGCGCCAGCCAGAGGGTGATgattgcaactgttgcttCTGCGCCAAGAAGCGCGGACATCTTGTTTATGCCAAAGAACCGGTGCCATGCAGCACCAAACGTAAGCCGAAGCATATATGCCCTTACTGctgcaagaagaagcagaagcagcagtaCACTCATCCTGCTCGCCAGCCAGCCAAGTGTCCCAAGTGCCACAAGTCTCGCAagttctgctgctgcaccaAGATGGACTTCAATCTGCAATGGGTGAAGAGCATCTGGGAGCGACCCGATTTCAATCAGTATTACAAAAACGAAATCGCCGAGATCGAACAGCGCCTCATCAAAGGTTCCTGCTGGCTGCCACCAGAGCCAATCGCCACAGAGGGCGTCGATGACGAAGAAGGAGAGGAGGAAAGTGAAATTTCACCCGAAGCCCTATTGGCTCTTGGTGGCAAGAGCGTGGGACACCCGCCCAAAGAAGACGACGAAGAGGAGGCACCAGCACATGCAGCTTCAAATGAAGGTGCCGCTGAGCCTGCACCCGAAAAAGAAGGGGAAGAGTAA